A part of Prionailurus viverrinus isolate Anna chromosome E1, UM_Priviv_1.0, whole genome shotgun sequence genomic DNA contains:
- the LOC125151435 gene encoding cytochrome b-245 chaperone 1 has product MYMQVESRTSSCLHLKRAPGIRSWSLLVGILSIGLAAAYYSGDSLGWKLFYVTGCLFVAVQNLEDWEEAVFNKGTGKVVLKTFSLYKKLLTLFRAGHDQVVVLLNDIRDVNVEEEKVRYFGKGYVVVLRLVTGFSHPLTQSAIMGHRSDVEAIAKLIATFLELHRLESPVELSQSSDSEADGPGSQS; this is encoded by the exons ATGTACATGCAGGTGGAGTCACGCACCAGCTCCTGCCTCcatctgaagagggctccaggcaTCAGGTCCTGGTCTCTGCTTGTTG gAATCTTGTCTATTGGCCTGGCTGCCGCCTACTACAGTGGAG ATAGTCTGGGCTGGAAACTCTTCTACGTTACTGGCTGCCTGTTCGTGGCCGTGCAGAACTTGGAGGACTGGGAG GAAGCGGTCTTCAACAAGGGCACCGGGAAGGTTGTGCTAAAGACGTTCAGCTTGTATAAGAAGCTGCTGACTCTTTTCCGAGCTGGTCACGACCaag TGGTGGTCCTACTGAATGACATCCGGGACGTGAAcgtggaggaggagaaggtccGCTATTTCGGGAAGGGCTACGTGGTGGTGCTGCGGCTTGTGACGGGCTtttcccaccccctcacccaGAGTGCCATCATGGGTCACCGTAG TGACGTGGAAGCCATTGCCAAGCTTATTGCAACCTTCCTGGAACTGCACCGCCTTGAGAGCCCCGTGGAGCTGTCTCAGAGCAGTGACAGTGAGGCTGATGGTCCAGGGAGCCAGAGCTGA